In a single window of the Myxococcaceae bacterium JPH2 genome:
- a CDS encoding PEGA domain-containing protein, translated as MPLLRPLPLLSWMRPWLASGVLAVLLVSSAPAGAAPRRMVISSGADCADAELSSQAKAFADALRSRAETETLGATELSERLFPQAARSFEELRRQLDAARDHFYEGRNAKAGQLVEDALHDIARLPVGEARWRLHADAQLLLALNLRAQGKAKESDAAFLQVLRLQPQYPLDPDLFAPSVRQAFDKVRRELTRTRKVKVSVKSTLPASEVYLDGLRVGQTPLQLELPAGTYDLALVKAGAHSFSRQVQVQGADLPLLVDLAFEGAVSGSPFPCLASSDPSDERTLAHAVRLGGALGVEEVILARLEHPSSGPKWFAATVLHVEGGQRLREGGFKTQGLDSPTEALSALVDFVTTGRSPSNLVVMNASGKAPWEQPTAAPAAPSSALAPDAPVSPATEGLSRAAPSPTASRMRVASYATLGVGAAALGGAGVVRWMAQKDLNALKERQRQNGGVLTTDDAEAVRLREGLVKKNQVLTGLLIGGGVTAAAGAVLFLLSPTPGAPPPVTVGLGADDTGGWATMSGAF; from the coding sequence ATGCCCCTCCTGCGACCCCTGCCCCTCCTCTCCTGGATGCGCCCCTGGCTGGCCTCCGGTGTCCTCGCGGTCCTCCTCGTCTCGAGCGCCCCCGCGGGGGCCGCTCCCCGAAGGATGGTCATCTCCAGCGGCGCGGACTGCGCGGACGCGGAGCTGAGCAGCCAGGCCAAGGCCTTCGCCGACGCGCTGCGGTCCCGCGCGGAGACCGAGACCCTGGGCGCCACGGAGCTGAGTGAGCGACTCTTCCCGCAGGCCGCACGCTCCTTCGAGGAGCTTCGCCGCCAGCTCGACGCCGCGAGGGATCACTTCTACGAGGGCCGCAACGCCAAGGCGGGACAGCTCGTGGAGGATGCCCTGCATGACATCGCCCGCCTGCCGGTGGGCGAGGCCCGCTGGAGGCTTCACGCCGACGCGCAGCTCCTCCTCGCCCTCAACCTCCGCGCCCAGGGCAAGGCGAAGGAGAGCGATGCCGCGTTCCTCCAGGTGCTTCGGCTCCAACCGCAATACCCGCTCGACCCGGACCTCTTCGCGCCCTCGGTGCGTCAGGCGTTCGACAAGGTGCGGCGCGAGCTGACGCGGACGCGCAAGGTGAAGGTGTCGGTGAAGTCCACCCTCCCGGCCTCCGAGGTGTATCTGGACGGGCTCCGGGTAGGGCAGACGCCCCTTCAGCTCGAGCTGCCGGCGGGCACGTATGACCTGGCCCTCGTGAAGGCGGGGGCGCACAGCTTCTCCCGGCAGGTGCAGGTGCAGGGCGCGGACCTGCCGCTGCTCGTGGATCTCGCGTTCGAGGGCGCCGTGTCCGGCAGCCCGTTCCCGTGCCTCGCCTCATCGGATCCGAGCGATGAGCGGACCCTGGCGCACGCGGTCCGGCTGGGTGGCGCGCTCGGCGTGGAGGAGGTCATCCTCGCGCGGCTGGAGCACCCGAGCAGCGGCCCCAAGTGGTTCGCCGCCACGGTGCTCCACGTGGAGGGCGGCCAGCGGCTGCGAGAGGGGGGCTTCAAGACGCAAGGACTGGACTCGCCGACCGAGGCCCTGTCCGCGCTGGTGGACTTCGTCACCACGGGGCGCTCGCCGTCCAACCTCGTGGTGATGAACGCCAGCGGGAAGGCTCCCTGGGAGCAGCCGACCGCGGCGCCCGCCGCCCCCTCGTCCGCCCTGGCGCCCGACGCCCCCGTGTCGCCCGCCACCGAGGGCCTGTCGCGCGCCGCGCCGTCCCCCACGGCGTCGAGGATGCGGGTGGCGTCCTACGCGACGCTGGGCGTGGGCGCGGCCGCGTTGGGAGGCGCGGGCGTGGTCCGCTGGATGGCGCAGAAGGACCTGAACGCGCTGAAGGAGCGACAGCGGCAGAACGGCGGCGTGCTGACCACGGACGACGCCGAGGCCGTGCGGCTGCGCGAGGGATTGGTGAAGAAGAACCAGGTCCTCACCGGGCTGCTCATCGGCGGTGGCGTCACGGCCGCCGCGGGCGCCGTCTTGTTCCTGCTCTCCCCCACTCCGGGTGCTCCGCCGCCGGTCACGGTGGGCCTGGGCGCGGATGACACTGGGGGATGGGCAACAATGTCAGGCGCGTTCTGA
- a CDS encoding LysR family transcriptional regulator — translation MQIDHAHLARLDLNLLVAFDALMRERHVTRAAARIGIGQSAMSHHLGRLRELLGDALFTRRPGGIEPTPHARSLAEAVQDALARIQTLVVAERRFHPATDFRVFRVGITDGLEISLMPRLMARVAVEAPGVSLALSPLSEAQGPRLLDEGELDLLLGPIEDASASHKHLPFCAEGYVCLFNPELVRVGTPLSLEDFLRIPHVRVSRRADASDVVDDALAKLRQRRHVALHTSQTLSVPYILKQSPFLGILPRRSAVTTAAAFGLAVSPSPIPLPERRIAMRWHASRDPDEAHRWLREALYRIAVDIKHEDEARAAEMAARASVEVPPAPPRGERRRVAVSARSTPRKRPGSSGRAPSR, via the coding sequence ATGCAGATCGACCACGCGCACCTCGCTCGCCTCGACCTCAACCTGCTGGTGGCCTTCGATGCCTTGATGCGCGAGCGGCACGTCACGCGCGCCGCCGCTCGGATTGGCATCGGGCAGTCCGCCATGAGTCATCACCTGGGGCGGCTGCGGGAGTTGCTGGGGGACGCGCTGTTCACCCGCAGGCCCGGGGGAATCGAGCCGACGCCGCATGCCCGGTCGCTCGCGGAGGCGGTGCAGGACGCGCTGGCGCGAATCCAGACGCTGGTCGTGGCGGAGCGACGCTTTCATCCCGCGACGGACTTCCGTGTGTTTCGCGTGGGCATCACGGACGGTCTGGAGATCTCCTTGATGCCTCGGCTCATGGCGCGCGTGGCGGTGGAGGCGCCGGGTGTGTCCCTCGCGCTGAGCCCGTTGAGCGAGGCGCAGGGGCCGCGTCTGTTGGACGAGGGCGAGTTGGACTTGTTGCTCGGGCCCATCGAGGACGCGAGCGCGTCCCACAAGCACCTGCCGTTCTGCGCCGAGGGTTATGTCTGTCTCTTCAACCCGGAGTTGGTTCGGGTGGGGACGCCGCTGTCGCTGGAGGACTTCCTGCGCATCCCCCATGTGCGGGTGAGTCGGAGAGCGGATGCGTCCGATGTGGTCGATGATGCCCTGGCGAAGCTGCGTCAGCGGCGGCACGTGGCGCTGCACACGTCGCAGACCCTGAGCGTGCCGTACATCCTGAAGCAGTCTCCGTTCCTGGGGATTCTCCCGCGTCGCTCGGCGGTGACCACGGCGGCGGCGTTTGGTCTGGCCGTCAGCCCGTCTCCCATCCCGCTGCCGGAGCGGCGCATCGCCATGCGCTGGCATGCTTCGCGAGATCCGGATGAAGCGCACCGCTGGCTGCGCGAGGCGCTCTATCGCATCGCGGTCGACATCAAGCATGAAGATGAGGCGCGCGCCGCGGAGATGGCGGCGCGTGCATCCGTCGAGGTCCCTCCCGCTCCACCGCGGGGCGAGCGCCGTCGCGTAGCGGTCTCCGCGCGAAGCACCCCGCGGAAGCGCCCAGGCTCGTCGGGGCGCGCGCCCTCTCGTTGA
- a CDS encoding SDR family oxidoreductase, whose product MNSLSTSSHAPCFSAARPSRTTGPFTYQGRRALITGASSGIGESFARVLAARGMNLILVARSEDKLRALATELSSLHGIHAEAMPMDLGRDGAARALWSRCEERGLEVDLLINNAGFATYAPFESSPLAREHEQVMLNVTALMDLSHLALPGMLARGEGGIINVASTAGYQPVPYMAVYGATKAFVLSFTEALWAENRERGVRVLALCPGPVETPFFDVVGTRSVAVGVMMTSEQVVLSGLRGLEQGRPSLVAGWRNWLQANLARLSPRALTVKVAAGMMKPRRPLQLAGS is encoded by the coding sequence ATGAACTCCTTGTCGACGTCGTCGCACGCCCCTTGCTTCTCGGCTGCTCGTCCCTCACGCACCACGGGGCCCTTCACGTATCAGGGGCGCCGCGCGCTCATCACCGGAGCCTCCTCCGGGATTGGAGAGTCCTTCGCGCGAGTCCTCGCCGCGCGCGGAATGAACCTGATTCTGGTGGCTCGCTCGGAGGACAAGCTGCGCGCCTTGGCGACCGAGCTGTCCTCGCTCCATGGCATCCACGCGGAGGCAATGCCCATGGACCTGGGCCGAGACGGCGCGGCCCGCGCGCTGTGGTCGCGCTGCGAGGAGCGAGGGCTGGAGGTGGACCTGCTCATCAACAACGCGGGGTTCGCGACGTACGCGCCCTTCGAGTCCTCGCCGCTCGCGCGTGAGCACGAGCAGGTGATGCTCAACGTCACCGCGCTGATGGACCTGAGTCACCTGGCCCTGCCGGGGATGCTGGCGCGGGGCGAGGGCGGAATCATCAACGTCGCGTCGACGGCGGGTTATCAGCCGGTGCCGTACATGGCGGTGTACGGCGCGACCAAGGCGTTCGTGTTGTCCTTCACCGAGGCGCTGTGGGCGGAGAATCGCGAGCGCGGGGTGCGGGTGCTCGCGCTCTGCCCGGGGCCGGTGGAGACGCCCTTCTTCGACGTGGTGGGGACTCGGAGCGTCGCGGTGGGCGTGATGATGACCTCGGAGCAGGTGGTGCTCTCGGGGTTGCGGGGCCTGGAGCAGGGGCGGCCCTCGCTCGTCGCGGGGTGGCGCAACTGGCTCCAGGCGAACCTGGCGCGCCTGTCCCCGAGAGCGCTCACCGTGAAGGTCGCCGCGGGGATGATGAAGCCGCGCCGACCGCTGCAGCTCGCGGGGAGCTGA
- a CDS encoding nicotinamidase, which translates to MKKTLKELPLPTFYRAANAAEYGYGANAGKLQAEAAAWRAAHGLSPSATDAFNLHLLLIDVQKDFCFPEGSLYVAGRSGRGAIDDSRRISEFLYRNLGAVTNVTATLDTHFAYQIFFPSFWVDQDDQPLTPYREVTREQIERGHARPNPAMAKWLCGGNYPWLLKQVKFYCDELERAGKYTLYLWPPHCLLGADGHALAGVVQEARMFHSYARGIQSWVEVKGGNPLTENYSVMRPEVLSRHDGQPLAQRNTQFLKTLLTADAVVIAGQAASHCVKSSIDDLLGEIVAQDAALARKVYLLTDCMSAVTVPDGKGGFAADFTPQADAALKRFADAGMHLVKSTDPLASWPDLHIA; encoded by the coding sequence ATGAAGAAGACGCTGAAGGAGTTGCCGCTACCGACCTTCTACCGGGCGGCGAACGCCGCGGAGTACGGCTACGGAGCGAACGCAGGGAAGCTGCAGGCCGAGGCCGCCGCGTGGCGCGCCGCGCACGGGCTGAGCCCCTCCGCCACGGATGCGTTCAACCTGCACCTGCTGCTCATCGACGTGCAGAAGGACTTCTGCTTCCCGGAGGGCTCGCTGTACGTGGCGGGGCGCAGCGGACGCGGCGCCATCGACGACAGCCGCCGCATCTCCGAGTTCCTCTACCGAAACCTCGGCGCGGTAACGAACGTGACGGCGACGCTCGACACGCACTTCGCCTACCAGATTTTCTTCCCGTCCTTCTGGGTGGACCAGGACGACCAGCCGCTGACGCCTTACCGCGAGGTGACGCGCGAGCAGATTGAACGTGGCCACGCGCGACCGAACCCGGCCATGGCCAAGTGGCTGTGCGGCGGCAACTACCCGTGGCTGCTCAAGCAGGTGAAGTTCTACTGCGATGAGTTGGAGCGCGCGGGCAAGTACACGCTGTACCTGTGGCCGCCGCACTGCTTGCTCGGCGCGGATGGGCACGCGCTCGCGGGGGTGGTGCAGGAGGCGCGCATGTTCCACTCCTACGCGCGTGGCATCCAGTCGTGGGTGGAGGTGAAGGGCGGCAATCCGCTGACGGAGAACTACTCGGTGATGCGGCCGGAGGTGCTGAGCCGGCATGACGGGCAGCCCCTGGCCCAGCGCAACACACAGTTCCTCAAGACGCTGCTGACGGCGGACGCGGTGGTCATCGCCGGACAGGCCGCGAGCCACTGCGTGAAGAGCTCCATCGATGACCTGCTGGGGGAGATCGTGGCGCAGGACGCGGCGCTCGCGCGCAAGGTGTACCTGCTGACGGATTGCATGTCGGCGGTGACGGTGCCGGACGGCAAGGGGGGCTTCGCGGCGGACTTCACGCCGCAGGCGGATGCGGCGCTGAAGCGCTTCGCCGATGCGGGGATGCACCTGGTGAAGTCCACGGATCCGCTCGCGAGCTGGCCGGACCTGCACATCGCCTGA
- a CDS encoding protein phosphatase 2C domain-containing protein, translating to MSSLPFDIAAGSVLGREHARSGRNNQDAWCVREGMKGLVAVVADGCGSQQASELGARLGARRLVRAALQRLDAGEAVDTEGFLTGLRGDVLALLEALPEALGREVLADCLFTLVGAVVTPEHTLVFSAGDGVWMLNGEVHVLGPFPGNAPPYLAYAVMGGDDVPLIRQSLVRTEDVHALLLGTDGVEDLKRLALARVPEREEPVGPLSQFWTEDRYFSNPEAVNRRLAQLNRESTRADFAAHRLVRTPGLLPDDTTLVVLRRRMERV from the coding sequence ATGTCCTCGCTGCCATTCGACATCGCCGCGGGTTCCGTGCTGGGGCGGGAGCACGCGCGCTCGGGGCGCAACAACCAGGATGCCTGGTGCGTGCGCGAGGGCATGAAGGGGCTCGTGGCGGTGGTGGCGGATGGATGCGGCAGCCAGCAGGCCAGTGAGCTGGGGGCGCGGCTGGGGGCGAGGCGCCTCGTGCGAGCGGCGCTCCAGCGGCTCGATGCGGGCGAGGCCGTGGACACCGAAGGCTTCCTCACCGGGCTGCGCGGCGACGTGCTGGCGCTGCTGGAGGCGCTGCCCGAGGCGCTCGGGCGCGAGGTCCTGGCGGACTGTCTCTTCACCCTCGTGGGCGCGGTGGTGACGCCGGAGCACACGCTCGTCTTCAGCGCGGGAGATGGGGTGTGGATGCTCAATGGTGAGGTGCACGTCCTGGGGCCGTTTCCGGGCAATGCGCCGCCGTACCTGGCCTACGCGGTGATGGGCGGCGATGACGTCCCCCTCATCCGTCAGTCGCTGGTGCGCACCGAGGACGTCCACGCGCTGCTGCTCGGCACCGATGGCGTCGAGGACTTGAAGCGGCTCGCCCTGGCGCGCGTGCCGGAGCGCGAGGAGCCCGTGGGTCCGCTCTCCCAGTTCTGGACCGAGGACCGTTACTTCTCCAACCCCGAGGCGGTGAACCGCCGACTCGCGCAGCTCAACCGCGAGTCGACGCGCGCGGACTTCGCCGCACATCGGCTGGTGCGGACGCCAGGGCTTCTTCCCGACGACACCACGTTGGTGGTGCTGCGTCGGCGAATGGAGCGGGTGTGA
- a CDS encoding SDR family NAD(P)-dependent oxidoreductase, producing the protein MSSWRGKRVLVTGATDGIGLLTAKRLAAAGARVWVHGRQAERIERALKDVPGAEAYRADFSSLREVRTLAETLLREPPLDLLIHNAALGAGARGAGRELSADGFELRWAVNLLAPFALTEWLLAEGAAPRAVVNVASLGQAPLDFADLQLARRYDGFQAYMRSKLAMILWTRELAARRPELLINSLHPGTFLATKMVVESGIAPMGTVDSGAVAVVGVSETTLAGRERGEFFDVQRKSRPHEQAYDVKAQQQLRQAALEMLRTAGVPVPSA; encoded by the coding sequence ATGAGTTCCTGGCGGGGCAAGCGGGTGCTGGTGACGGGCGCGACGGATGGCATCGGGCTGTTGACGGCGAAGCGGCTGGCGGCGGCGGGGGCGCGGGTGTGGGTGCACGGTCGTCAGGCTGAGCGGATTGAGCGTGCGCTGAAGGACGTCCCTGGGGCGGAGGCGTATCGGGCGGACTTCTCGTCTCTCCGCGAGGTGCGGACGCTGGCGGAGACGCTTCTGCGTGAGCCTCCGCTGGACCTGCTCATCCACAACGCCGCGCTGGGGGCGGGGGCTCGGGGCGCGGGGCGAGAGCTGAGCGCGGATGGCTTCGAGCTGCGGTGGGCGGTGAACCTGCTGGCGCCGTTCGCGTTGACGGAGTGGTTGCTGGCGGAGGGGGCTGCGCCTCGCGCGGTGGTGAACGTGGCGTCGCTGGGGCAGGCGCCGCTGGACTTCGCGGACCTCCAGTTGGCGCGCCGCTATGACGGCTTCCAGGCGTACATGCGCAGCAAGCTCGCGATGATCCTGTGGACGCGGGAGCTGGCGGCGCGACGTCCGGAGTTGCTCATCAACTCGTTGCACCCCGGGACGTTCCTCGCGACGAAGATGGTGGTGGAGTCTGGGATTGCGCCGATGGGGACGGTGGACTCGGGCGCGGTCGCTGTCGTCGGTGTCTCGGAGACGACCCTGGCGGGACGCGAGCGTGGGGAATTCTTCGATGTGCAGCGCAAGTCTCGCCCGCACGAACAGGCCTATGACGTGAAGGCGCAGCAACAGCTGCGGCAGGCCGCGCTGGAGATGCTGCGCACGGCCGGCGTTCCTGTCCCGAGCGCGTGA
- a CDS encoding NUDIX hydrolase, whose protein sequence is MSHTYDYPRPAVTVDCVVFGMDDEDLKVLLIRRGVEPFSGRWALPGGFVRMDEALDDAARRELEEESGIRPSHLEQLFTFGAPERDPRGRVITVAYFALVKLSAHHLHASTDAREAAWFSVWDTPKLAFDHADILGTALQRLKGKVRYQPIGFELLPPKFTLSQLQRLYEVVLERELDKRNFRKKILAMDLLEELDEVEQDVSHRAARLYRFDHKKYRQLEKAGFNFEL, encoded by the coding sequence GTGAGCCACACCTACGACTACCCACGGCCCGCTGTGACGGTGGACTGTGTTGTGTTCGGAATGGACGACGAGGACTTGAAGGTCCTCCTCATCCGCCGCGGTGTGGAGCCGTTCTCCGGGCGCTGGGCGTTGCCTGGAGGCTTCGTGCGCATGGACGAGGCGCTGGACGACGCCGCGCGCCGCGAGCTGGAAGAAGAGTCCGGCATCCGCCCCAGCCACCTGGAGCAGCTCTTCACGTTCGGCGCTCCGGAGCGAGACCCCCGCGGCCGCGTCATCACCGTGGCGTACTTCGCGCTGGTGAAGCTCAGCGCCCACCACCTGCACGCCTCCACCGACGCGCGCGAGGCCGCGTGGTTCTCCGTCTGGGATACGCCGAAGCTGGCGTTCGACCACGCGGACATCCTCGGCACCGCGCTGCAGCGCCTGAAGGGCAAGGTGCGCTACCAGCCCATCGGCTTCGAGCTGCTGCCGCCCAAGTTCACCCTCTCCCAGCTCCAGCGGCTGTACGAAGTCGTCCTCGAGCGCGAGCTCGACAAGCGGAACTTCCGAAAGAAGATTCTCGCCATGGACCTGCTGGAGGAGCTGGACGAGGTGGAGCAGGACGTCTCCCACCGCGCCGCTCGCCTCTACCGGTTCGACCACAAGAAGTACCGGCAGTTGGAGAAGGCCGGCTTCAACTTCGAACTCTAG
- a CDS encoding IgA Peptidase M64: MRAFIVLLLAASTAAAAPRTFRVDYFHTGNATEERFSLDRLVIEPLPWPGNPEQPIDETNLGKYLFEVRDRDTNRLLYSRGFASIFGEWESTPEAHQLHRTFGESLRFPTPERPVQVILKKRDARNAFREVWSLDVDPKSMFVDPSAPPAPGPLLKLMENGPSASKVDFLILGDGYTEAERGKFEKDARRLMDILFTFSPFKERKTDFNVWGLMPAAAQSGISRPSTGIHKRSPVGATYDAFGSERYVLTFDNQAFRDTAAFAPYEFVEILVNGNTYGGGGIHNLYSTVAADSLWSPYVFVHEFGHHFAGLADEYYTSESVYGPADGDRLEPWEKNVTALKDPAKLKWKDLVSPGTATPTPWNKEAYDNHANQVQQQRRKIRADQRPESEMDALFLAQRDWEEKFLSSQKFSGKVGAFEGAMYESRGYYRPQLDCVMFTRDRVPFCAVCQRGISEVIDLYSRPASHAAHQSP; encoded by the coding sequence ATGCGCGCATTCATTGTCTTGCTGTTGGCGGCGAGCACCGCGGCCGCGGCTCCCCGCACCTTCCGCGTCGACTACTTCCACACGGGCAACGCCACCGAGGAGCGCTTCAGCCTCGACCGGCTCGTCATCGAGCCACTGCCCTGGCCCGGCAATCCGGAGCAGCCCATCGACGAGACGAACCTGGGCAAGTACCTCTTCGAGGTGCGGGACCGGGACACCAACCGCCTGCTGTATTCGCGCGGCTTCGCCTCCATCTTCGGCGAGTGGGAGAGCACGCCCGAGGCCCACCAGCTCCACCGCACCTTCGGAGAGTCCCTGCGCTTCCCCACGCCGGAGCGCCCCGTCCAGGTCATCCTGAAGAAGCGCGACGCGCGCAACGCGTTCCGCGAGGTGTGGTCGCTCGACGTGGATCCAAAGAGCATGTTCGTCGACCCCTCGGCGCCTCCCGCGCCGGGCCCGCTGCTGAAGCTGATGGAGAACGGGCCGTCCGCGAGCAAGGTGGACTTCCTCATCCTGGGGGACGGCTACACCGAGGCCGAGCGCGGCAAGTTCGAGAAGGACGCGCGCCGGCTGATGGACATCCTCTTCACCTTCTCGCCCTTCAAGGAGCGCAAGACGGACTTCAACGTGTGGGGGCTGATGCCCGCCGCCGCGCAGTCCGGCATCTCGCGGCCCTCCACCGGCATCCACAAGCGCTCCCCCGTGGGCGCCACGTATGACGCCTTCGGCAGCGAGCGCTACGTCCTCACCTTCGACAACCAGGCCTTCCGCGACACGGCGGCCTTCGCGCCCTACGAGTTCGTGGAAATCCTCGTCAACGGCAACACCTACGGCGGAGGCGGCATCCACAACCTCTACAGCACCGTGGCCGCTGACAGCCTGTGGTCGCCCTATGTCTTCGTCCACGAGTTCGGCCACCACTTCGCCGGGCTGGCGGACGAGTACTACACCTCCGAGTCCGTCTACGGCCCCGCGGACGGGGACCGGCTGGAGCCCTGGGAGAAGAACGTCACCGCGCTGAAGGACCCCGCGAAGCTGAAGTGGAAAGACCTCGTGAGCCCGGGAACGGCCACACCGACCCCCTGGAACAAAGAGGCCTATGACAACCACGCCAACCAGGTTCAGCAGCAGCGCCGGAAGATCCGGGCGGACCAGCGCCCCGAGAGCGAGATGGATGCGTTGTTCCTCGCGCAGCGCGATTGGGAGGAGAAATTCCTCTCTTCTCAGAAGTTCTCCGGCAAGGTCGGAGCCTTCGAGGGCGCGATGTATGAATCGCGTGGGTACTACCGACCCCAGCTCGACTGCGTGATGTTCACGCGAGACCGCGTTCCGTTCTGCGCGGTGTGTCAGCGAGGCATCTCGGAGGTCATCGACCTCTACTCACGCCCCGCTTCGCATGCGGCTCATCAATCCCCCTGA
- a CDS encoding TetR family transcriptional regulator, which translates to MPRAAPQPRRRNPRQSRSQATCDAILTATARVLVQDGYDGASTNRIAKEAGVSIGSLYQYFPSKEGLVVAVMERHRTQSLAEFEGGLAQLASQPLPVALRALIGQVIASKVDNPRLHQVLHELLPRMREWGTVDTFEQRLIRMVRAFLLPRVHDIRPANLDMAVFILVHTVDALCHAAVSQRPDYLEDDTFAEELCALVLGYLRPEVTSTQRLRGRSEPRRLSPARRQQRAAPAR; encoded by the coding sequence ATGCCTCGCGCCGCGCCCCAGCCCCGTCGGAGAAACCCTCGGCAGTCGCGCTCCCAGGCCACGTGCGACGCCATCCTCACGGCCACGGCTCGCGTTCTCGTTCAAGATGGCTACGACGGCGCGAGCACGAACCGCATCGCGAAAGAAGCGGGCGTGAGCATCGGCTCGCTCTATCAGTACTTCCCGAGCAAGGAAGGGCTGGTGGTGGCGGTGATGGAGCGCCACCGCACCCAATCGCTCGCCGAGTTCGAGGGAGGGCTGGCTCAGCTCGCCAGCCAGCCGCTGCCCGTGGCCCTGCGCGCGCTCATCGGGCAGGTCATCGCGTCCAAGGTGGACAACCCTCGGCTGCATCAGGTGCTGCACGAGCTGCTGCCGCGCATGCGCGAGTGGGGAACGGTCGACACCTTCGAGCAACGGCTCATCCGGATGGTGCGCGCCTTCCTCTTGCCGAGGGTCCACGACATCCGCCCCGCCAACCTGGACATGGCCGTCTTCATCCTGGTGCACACGGTGGACGCGCTCTGCCACGCCGCGGTCTCCCAGCGACCGGACTACCTCGAGGACGACACCTTCGCGGAGGAGCTGTGCGCGCTGGTGCTCGGCTACCTGCGTCCCGAGGTCACGAGCACCCAGCGGCTCCGAGGACGCAGTGAGCCGCGCCGGCTCAGTCCGGCAAGACGCCAGCAGCGCGCGGCCCCAGCACGCTGA
- a CDS encoding diacylglycerol kinase: MNIAVLVNLRARKGTEGIGGLVRRLLPRARVALTRSVDEARDWISDHLRHDPPSLLLAGGGDGTITGLLNELRMQGVALPAIGVLPLGTGNAWARVTGAPRPSVALKQIAALGERLPPLRPFSLVRVDGKVAPFAGTGWDAEMIQDFKNQLASAGPLKSQQAGLRGYLTAMFTRTVPRHLFGEGNPQVSVYNVGETALTMDAHGAVQPIPHGGPGALLYRGPAGVAGAATTPEWGFGFKAFPFAQAVPHRLSVRVYGASVMEATRNMFRLWRGEHPLPHMHDFFVQRLRMDFDREVPFQMGGDVLGMRRSIEFDLAEENVQLVDWHRVSRMLAV; this comes from the coding sequence ATGAACATCGCCGTCCTCGTCAATCTCCGCGCGCGCAAGGGTACCGAGGGAATCGGAGGCCTGGTTCGGCGTCTGCTCCCTCGCGCCCGCGTGGCGCTCACTCGCTCCGTCGATGAGGCGCGCGATTGGATCTCCGACCACCTGCGGCATGATCCGCCCAGCCTGCTGCTCGCGGGAGGAGGCGATGGCACCATCACCGGACTCCTCAACGAGCTGCGGATGCAGGGCGTGGCCCTCCCCGCGATTGGCGTGCTGCCGCTGGGCACGGGCAACGCGTGGGCGCGCGTCACGGGCGCGCCGCGTCCCTCTGTCGCGCTGAAGCAGATCGCCGCGCTCGGCGAGCGCCTGCCGCCCCTGCGTCCCTTCTCCCTCGTGCGCGTGGACGGCAAGGTGGCGCCCTTCGCGGGCACCGGCTGGGACGCGGAGATGATTCAGGACTTCAAGAACCAGCTCGCCTCCGCGGGGCCGCTGAAGAGCCAGCAGGCGGGACTGCGCGGCTACCTCACCGCCATGTTCACGCGCACGGTGCCGCGCCACCTGTTCGGCGAGGGCAACCCGCAGGTGTCTGTCTATAACGTGGGCGAGACCGCGCTCACGATGGACGCGCACGGCGCGGTGCAGCCCATCCCTCACGGCGGCCCGGGCGCGCTGCTGTACCGAGGCCCCGCGGGTGTGGCGGGCGCCGCGACCACGCCGGAGTGGGGCTTTGGCTTCAAGGCCTTCCCCTTCGCGCAGGCGGTGCCGCATCGCTTGTCGGTGCGCGTGTACGGCGCCAGCGTGATGGAGGCCACGCGCAACATGTTCCGCCTGTGGCGCGGTGAGCATCCCCTCCCGCACATGCATGACTTCTTCGTGCAGCGCCTGCGCATGGACTTCGACCGCGAGGTCCCCTTCCAGATGGGCGGAGACGTCCTGGGCATGCGCCGCTCCATCGAGTTCGACCTCGCCGAGGAGAACGTCCAGCTCGTCGACTGGCACCGCGTCTCCCGCATGCTCGCGGTGTAG